A genomic window from Astatotilapia calliptera chromosome 12, fAstCal1.2, whole genome shotgun sequence includes:
- the tal2 gene encoding T-cell acute lymphocytic leukemia protein 2: MTRKVFTNTRERWRQHNVNTAFAELRKLIPTHPPEKKLSKNEILRLAMRYINFLVQLLESQSGQPAGHSPTALLTFLRGNMEQLHSPPHPWALTSDTEAPSPGSSCDSSEAW, translated from the coding sequence ATGACCAGAAAGGTGTTCACCAACACGAGGGAGCGTTGGCGCCAGCACAACGTCAACACTGCCTTTGCCGAGCTCCGCAAGCTCATCCCCACCCATCCTCCGGAGAAGAAGCTGAGCAAGAACGAGATCCTGCGCCTGGCCATGCGCTACATCAACTTCCTAGTCCAGCTGCTGGAGAGCCAGAGCGGCCAGCCGGCCGGCCACTCCCCCACCGCCCTGCTCACCTTTCTCAGAGGCAACATGGAGCAGCTGCACTCCCCTCCTCACCCCTGGGCCCTGACCAGTGACACGGAGGCTCCGTCGCCCGGATCCAGCTGTGACAGCTCTGAGGCCTGGTAG